The Streptomyces sp. ICC1 DNA window CCGGCCCATGCCGGGCACCTGCTCCGGAGGCTGCGGAGCGGGCCTCGCCGACGCCGACAAGACCGCCCGCGCCGTGGCCGGCACCCCTGTCAGCGGAGTGACCGTCACCAACCCCGGCAACCAGACCAGCACCGTCAACACCGCCGCCAGTCTCCAGATCCAGGCCACCACCACCGCCGGCGGCACCCTCACCTACAGCGCCACCGGCCTCCCCGCCGGCCTGACCCTCAACACCTCGACCGGACTCATCTCCGGAACCCCGACCACCGCCGCAACCAGCACGGTCACCATCACCGCCACCGACAGCACCGGCCCCTCCGACAGCGAGAGCTTCACCTGGACCGTCAACAACGCCGGCGGCGGAAGCTACTTCGAGAACACCACCAACCTCAACATCCCCGACCCCGGCAACGTGACCAGCTCCATCCCCGTCACCGGCCTCAGCGGCAACGCCCCCACCACACTCAAGGTCGCCGTCGACATCAAGCACACCTACCGCGGTGACGTCATCATCGACCTCATCGCCCCCGACGGCACCAGCTACCGCCTCAAGAACATCGACGGCTGGGACAGCGCCGACAACATCCTCGCCACCTACACCGTCAACGCCTCCTCCGAGACCGCCAACGGCACCTGGAAGCTGAAGGTCACCGACTGGTACAGCGGCGACTCCGGCTACCTCGATGCCTGGAGCCTCAAGTTCTGACGCCCGCCTGAACACCCAGGTGCGTCAGCCCTCTCGACCGGAACCGGTCGAGAGGGCTGACGCGCTTACGCGAAGCGAAAGTCAGCTACTACCCGCCCAGTTCACTGATCTCGAACAGGAGAACAGGTTGGTCGACGCCGCTTTGCTTCCGGAATGGAACGCGCCAACCTCTGGCCCCGCCGTGCGGTCGTGGCAGAGGCATAGTTGGACGCCTCGACGGCACGCAGGTCCGAGGTGGCGGGAGCCTCCACCACCCTGTACCGCTGCGCGGTGACGCCGTGGGCGGACACCCCACGGGCGCCTCTGGTCGGGGCCGTCCGGCCGAAGAACCCCCCATTCGGGGCTGGTGCTCTGAGCGTCACAGGGCAACCGGTGCCGGCGCGACCTAGGCTCCGATTTCCGATGATTGGCAACATCTGTGGCATCTGGAAGGTTCATCATGGCGGCTTCGGCGAACTCGCAGGTCTATCTCGTCGGGGGCGGGGTCGGGAGTCTGGCCGCGGCCGCGTTCCTGATCCGCGACGCGGGTGTGCGCGGGGAGAACATCCACGTACTGGAGCAGATCCGGATCGCCGGGGGCTCGATGGACGGCGCGCCCGCGCCGACACCCGAAGGCGGCTACGTCACACGCGGCGGCCGGATGTTCGAGACCATGTACTACGTCTGCCTGTGGGACCTCCTGGCGACGGTCCCCTCACTGGAGAATCCCACCGTCTCGGTCCTCGATGAGTTCCACGCGTTCAACACGGCACACCCGACCAACGCCAAGGCTCGGATCATCCTGAAGGACCGGTCCATCCCGGACGCCTCCAAGCTCGGCCTCGACGCCCGCGACCGGGCCGACCTGACGCGGCTGCTGGCCCTGCCCGAGCGCGTCATCGGTGCGCGCCGCATCGACGACTTCTTCCAGCCGCACTTCTTCGAGTCCAACTTCTGGTGCATGTGGCGCACCACGTTCGCGTTCCAGAACTGGCACTCCGCCATCGAGCTCAAACGCTACTTCCTGCGTTTCGCCCACATGTTCGATCAACTCCACACCCTGTCTCCCGTGCGGCGGAGCAAGTACAACCAGTACGACTCGGTGATCCGGCCCATCCAGTCGTGGGTGGAGAGCCAAGGGGTGCATCCCGACTTCGGAGTGACCGTCACCGACATCGAGTTCGCGGGGGCGCGGGCCAGGCGGGCATCGCGGATCCACCTCGACCGCGGCGAGGGGAACACCGAGATCATCGACCTCGGCCCCGACGACTACGTGTTCATCACCAACGGCTCGATGACCTCCGACACCACCTACGGCGACAGCAACACGGTGGCGCCGCTCATCCGGGACAAACGCGACGGCTCCTGGCAGCTCTGGGAGACGATCGCCAAGAAGGCCGACGACTTCGGGCGCCCCACGGCATTCTGCGGAAACATCGACGAGACCAAGTGGCAGTCGTTCACGCTCACGATGAGCAGCCGCACGCTGCTGGACCGCATCCAGGCCTACACGGACAACGTGCCGGGCGAGGGCGCGCTGATGACGTGGAAGGACTCACGGTGGCTGCTGTCGATCGTGGTCCCCGCGCAGCCGCACTTCGCGCACCAGAAGGAGAACACCTACACGCTCTGGGGCTACTCGCTGTTCGGAGATGTACCCGGCGACCACGTGCCCAAGAAGATGGACGACTGCACCGGCGCCGAAATCCTGGACGAGCTGCTCGGCCATCTCGGATTCGACGACATCGCCGACGAGGTCCACCGGACGACGAAGGTCACCACGGTCCAGATGCCCTACATCGACGCGCAGTTCCAGCGCAGGGTCGTCGAGGACCGCCCGCTGGTGATCCCCGACGGCGCCGAGAACTTCGCCTTCCTCGGGCAGTTCGTCGAGATCCCCGAGGGTGTCGTCTTCACCGTCGAGTACTCGGTGCGCAGCGCCATGATGGCCGTCTACCACCATTTCGGCATCGACCGGGAGATCCCGCCGATCTACCACGGCCTCTCCGACCCGAAGGTCGCCTGGACCGCCCTCAAGACGGCCTTCGCCTGACCCGCCCGCGCTCCGTCGCACCGATCACACGGTGGAACTCGGCCGCCTGGCTCTCGGCCCAGTTCCGGATCGCGGCGAAGGGGCCGATCGCGCCGTCGCGCAACGACGTGAGGGCTGTCTCGGTACGCGGCGGCACCTCGGCGTACACCTTGCGGTCGACCAGGCCGTCCCGTTCGGTCTCGCGGAGGTTGACGGTCAGGGCCTTGGGGGGTGATGCCCGCAACCGCGTCGCACAGGGCGGAGAACCGGTGGGTGCCCGACGCGAGCATGAGGGTGAATAGCTCTGGACCGCCGCGCCCGCGAGGGCATGAAGCTCATCCAGCCCGTCCTCGACGCGATCCGCCAGACCCCGGCCATCAACGACGACCCCACCATGCTCAACCTCCGCCCGGAGCGTGTACCGGCGCCCGTTCACCTTCTCGCCGCCCACGGGCTTCCGCGCTCCCCTGCCGTGAGCCGTTACCGCTCCCGTGGGTGTGGTGGGACAACGGGGGAACGGGAGCCCCTGCCAGGGGCCCTCGCAAGGGAAGGGGACACGAGCGACATGCCTACTGGTACCTGGGACGCCAGCGTGAAGCAGTTGTGCTTCGCGGACGACGGCACCCTGTTCACCGCCGACACCATCACCACCGGCGGCCCGTACGACGTCATCGCGGACATCGAGATCGGCGCCGAGCTGAACGGTTTCGCCAACGCCCACCGCCTGATCGTGACCGTCACCAACCTCACCACCAACCAGGTCATCGGCACCCAGACCCTGGCCATCCCCCTTACCCCCACCCACGATGTCCGCCGCGAGCAGCTTCGCGCGGACTTCCCGAGCCTGGCGGCCAATACGGCCAACGACGGGGACCTGCTGGTGGCCCGCTGCTCCTACAAGGTCACCGCGGGCGTCCACACCGACATCGCGCACGCCACCTCAGATCTGGCCATCGCCACAACCTGACCCAGGCGACGGCCCACTCGGGGGGATTCCGGGGGAGGGAGGAGGTGATCAGGATGGATGTCGTCGTGAG harbors:
- a CDS encoding oleate hydratase, producing the protein MAASANSQVYLVGGGVGSLAAAAFLIRDAGVRGENIHVLEQIRIAGGSMDGAPAPTPEGGYVTRGGRMFETMYYVCLWDLLATVPSLENPTVSVLDEFHAFNTAHPTNAKARIILKDRSIPDASKLGLDARDRADLTRLLALPERVIGARRIDDFFQPHFFESNFWCMWRTTFAFQNWHSAIELKRYFLRFAHMFDQLHTLSPVRRSKYNQYDSVIRPIQSWVESQGVHPDFGVTVTDIEFAGARARRASRIHLDRGEGNTEIIDLGPDDYVFITNGSMTSDTTYGDSNTVAPLIRDKRDGSWQLWETIAKKADDFGRPTAFCGNIDETKWQSFTLTMSSRTLLDRIQAYTDNVPGEGALMTWKDSRWLLSIVVPAQPHFAHQKENTYTLWGYSLFGDVPGDHVPKKMDDCTGAEILDELLGHLGFDDIADEVHRTTKVTTVQMPYIDAQFQRRVVEDRPLVIPDGAENFAFLGQFVEIPEGVVFTVEYSVRSAMMAVYHHFGIDREIPPIYHGLSDPKVAWTALKTAFA
- a CDS encoding winged helix-turn-helix transcriptional regulator — translated: MGGEKVNGRRYTLRAEVEHGGVVVDGRGLADRVEDGLDELHALAGAAVQSYSPSCSRRAPTGSPPCATRLRASPPKALTVNLRETERDGLVDRKVYAEVPPRTETALTSLRDGAIGPFAAIRNWAESQAAEFHRVIGATERGRVRRRPS